The Rhinolophus ferrumequinum isolate MPI-CBG mRhiFer1 chromosome 4, mRhiFer1_v1.p, whole genome shotgun sequence genome has a window encoding:
- the LOC117021226 gene encoding LOW QUALITY PROTEIN: nucleolar RNA helicase 2-like (The sequence of the model RefSeq protein was modified relative to this genomic sequence to represent the inferred CDS: inserted 1 base in 1 codon; deleted 3 bases in 2 codons; substituted 1 base at 1 genomic stop codon), whose amino-acid sequence MTHRQERMQLDMLDKGMVHVLGGTELDNLYTAGGVTAKGEAALVLEDGFKDEGDMVPDSKEFTLLDVNKSKAKGIKAELQSSAVSAPTGRLAKTLCAALSDTLRNDPPGRSSGRSDRALCEEEAIIFWDPPKLFLARPAGLRPVMGPVVGPSPPRLTLGLVHAYKKDSEDNPQTLLFCATCPLWVYNVAKKYMKSTYEQVDLIGKKTQKTAITVEHLAIKRRWTQRAAVMGDVIRVYSGFQGRSTIICETKKEAQDLSQNVSIQQDAQSLHGDMPQKPREITLKGFRNGDFGVLVVTNVAARGLDRPEVDLVIPSSPPKDVESYIHRSGRTGRAGRSGICICFYQHEEVERKAGVKFKQISVPSATEIITASSKDATRLLHSVPPTVISHVKQSAEKLIEXGAMEALAAALAHISGATSVDQRSLINADTGFGTMILGCSTEMPNISYAWKELMEQQGEDIDSKVKGMVFLKGKQGVCFDVPTAAIIEIQGKXHNSRCWQLSVATEQPELEGPQQSHRSFRGQRDSNRGFRGQRGGNRSFRGQREGNRNLRRKRSGGGNRSNTFQNKSQKRSFCKVFGQ is encoded by the exons ATGACTCATCGGCAGGAGCGTATGCAgctggatatgctggacaaagggatggttcacGTCCTGGGCGGGACTGAGCTGGATAAC TTGTACACAGCTGGCGGCGTGACTGCTAAAGGAGAGGCCGCACTGGTCCTGGAGGATGGATTCAAGGATGAAGGAGACATGGTCCCTGATTCCAAGGAGTTTACCCTCTTGG ACGTAAACAAGTCCAAGGCAAAggggataaaagcagaactccagagcagtgccGTGAGTGCTCCGACTGGGCGCttggctaagaccctctgcgcGGCTCTGAGCGACACACTCCGCAACGATCCTCCGGGTCGTTCATCTGGGCGTTCCGACAGAGCCCTCTGCGAGGAGGAAGCCATAATATTTTGGGACCCTCCGAagctcttccttgcaagaccagccgGCCTCAGACCCGTCATGGGCCCAGTCGTGGGACCTTCTCCACCTCGATTGACTCTGGGCCTTG TCCATGCATACAAGAAAGATTCAGAGGACAATCCCCAAACATTGCTTTTTTGTGCAACTTGCCCTCTTTGGGTTTATAATGTTGCTAAGAAATACATGAAATCTACATATGAACAGGTGGACCTAATTGGGAAAAAGACTCAGAAAACGGCAATCACTGTGGAGCATCTGGCTATCAAGCGCCGTTGGACTCAAAGAGCAGCAGTTATGGGGGACGTGATCCGAGTGTACAGTGGTTTTCAAGGGCGC TCAACTATTATCTGTGAAACCAAGAAAGAAGCCCAGGACTTGTCTCAGAATGTGTCCATACAGCAGGATGCCCAGTCATTACACGGAGACATGCCACAGAAGCCACGGGAAATCACCCTGAAAGGCTTCAGAAATGGTGATTTTGGAGTTTTGGTAGTAACCAACGTTGCTGCGCGTGGGTTAGACAGGCCTGAAGTGGACCTGGTTATACCAAGCTCTCCTCCAAAGGATGTGGAGTCCTACATTCATCGTTCTGGGCGAACGGGCAGAGCTGGAAGGTCAGGGATTTGCATCTGCTTTTATCAGCACGAGGAAGTGGAGCGAAAGGCGGGagttaaatttaaacaaataagtgtCCCTTCTGCAACAGAGATAATAACAGCTTCCAGCAAAGATGCGACCAGGCTTTTGCATTCTGTGCCTCCCACTGTCATTAGTCACGTGAAACAGTCAGCTGAGAAACTGATAG AAGGGGCCATGGAAGCCCTGGCAGCAGCACTGGCCCATATTTCAGGGGCCACATCAGTAGACCAGCGCTCCTTGATCAACGCAGATACGGGCTTTGGGACCATGATCTTGGGGTGTTCAACTGAAATGCCCAACATTAGTTATGCTTGGAAAGAACTTATGGAGCAACAGGGTGAGGATATCGATTCCAAAGTGAAGGGAATGGTCTTTCTCAAAGGAAAGCAGGGTGTTTGCTTTGACGTCCCTACCGCAGCAATAATAGAAATACAGGGAAAATGACACAATTCACGGTGTTGGCAGCTCTCTGTGGCCACGGAGCAACCAGAGCTGGAAGGACCACAGCAAAGCCACCGAAGCTTCAGAGGACAGCGGGACAGCAATCGAGGTTTTAGGGGCCAGCGGGGAGGAAACAGAAGCTTCAGGGGACAGCGGGAAGGAAATAGAAACCTCAGAAGAAAGCGATCAGGAGGTGGC AACAGAAGTAACACATTCCAAAACAAAAGCCAGAAGCGGAGTTTCTGTAAAGTATTTGGTCAGTAA